The following are encoded in a window of Castanea sativa cultivar Marrone di Chiusa Pesio chromosome 5, ASM4071231v1 genomic DNA:
- the LOC142633703 gene encoding uncharacterized protein LOC142633703: MDGDEEPPLLSPSPHLSSSSSSSSSTLLKDISNYKTPKRPSQVPNFHSPSCHQFFTASKQTPCPPSSLRRPRPSLAPPSTRRPKSTAWRLRAFELEQSKSSRKAQIQKQNSLKSLANSLSVWLNFLFQNPRSCGCGNGGDAAEEVVSGKGKRDSGCGVGIGVDVEAAATWQRPKRRRDLLWRKEVDDAVEFPSSMFASLRSSLKEVCSFDDLKERMRAYLSLGCCKDIFKAMTHVTKTIDEGRLKMKAHCPLVTDFGLKEKATRTLMSYNPIWLRIGLYIIFGGDSLLSNVDVNSDQEITFLKMVIEKQFFSHVGLAKAYAYNKMVEGLYRPGYYENLGNVILKRFLLLILILDRAKCQSSIPLKYGIDGVDGGSPLLFTTQSGIKSSCQVIQDFLSSDIMHGEGNILAHLVILGHKVSYQQCPLIEYDFRVTDLFVDLQDGVRLCRAIQLLQHDSSILTKIVVPSDTRKKNLANCGIALQYLRQAGVSLCDEDGMIIVGDDVANGDRELTLSLLWNIFVHLQLPLLVNKTILLEEICKVRGINMDNSNCVNSTHLEMLLNWIQAICENYGFKIEKFSSLVDGKAIWCLLDYYFRKDLHCSCSLEDPQKAGGRESIMSAIDYPDAVHNFIFSQKLTTLLGNFPEVLQISDILEYNGACNDQSVAILLVFLASQLVIKKNMDQLNFHKFLGCDCISPERKHSCLERCSVGSEAIQNQEETDWHTTEDAVRKFKAIQAWWQNMAEQTYKPVTKVAPPLPCLSPVKDIISIHRENAAKVIQSHFRRLIERRSFLKMVNAVSFLQIVIRAWLTVRKKSAFVKFDTVQVKGFSSGSLKQSERCRRYFMFIVERQNFVKLKRSVLLIQKAARNWINHRHHGGNIVTCDVTTLVQVNAAIVVQKYSRGLLARSRYIHEVAQLEKAPNLCNEKGASDLQTKAAVKIQLAWKNFIVCRSLHNQHFAATKIQSHFLGWLSRRRFLNERQATIKIQSNFRMKRCWRAHQQYKIATFSATLIQSYVRGWIARREACRRRHLIVAIQRHCRCWLIRRDFLFQREAATKIQKAIRCMICWKTFQCHRHAAIEIQRFARGHISRNRLQRMEFLFQIEAVTKIQSAIRAMICWKTFHCQRHAAIEIQRFVRGHISRNRLQRREFLFQREAVIKIQSAIRRMICWKTFQCRRHATIEIQRFVRGHISRNRLLGASSLGTVIPSGCLLKSSREGFGSIELEILLCSVLKVQKWWKGVLLLKLRAKSAVIIQSHIRAWFARRNAAREKHHIVFIQSYWKGYLRRKELRGQLLDLRLRVRKSSTNVDDSRRLINRLLSAVAELLSMKSVSGILHTCATLDMATEHSQRCCEELVAAGAINTLLKLIRSVSRSIPDQEVLKHALSTLRNLSRYPHLIEVLIDSHGSVEVIFWEFLRSKEDGYFIASELLKKICSTHKGVEAIHKLPTHLKRLQSLVEELTRKANNEKRNARGPAARDNIERRLREAVEVLKVIVSGQV, translated from the exons ATGGACGGAGATGAAGAACCACCGTTACTCTCTCCGTCACCGCATctctcatcatcttcatcttcatcttcttctacaCTTCTCAAAGATATCTCAAATTACAAAACCCCAAAACGCCCCTCCCAAGTCCCCAATTTTCACTCCCCATCGTGCCATCAATTCTTCACCGCCTCCAAACAAACTCCGTGTCCTCCCTCGTCGCTCCGCCGCCCCCGCCCTTCTCTCGCTCCGCCTTCAACCCGCCGCCCCAAGTCCACCGCCTGGAGGCTCAGAGCCTTCGAGCTCGAGCAGTCCAAGTCGTCCCGAAAAGCGCAAATCCAGAAGCAAAACTCCCTCAAATCCCTAGCCAACTCCCTCTCCGTTTGGCTCAACTTTCTCTTCCAGAACCCCCGCTCGTGCGGCTGTGGCAATGGCGGCGACGCTGCGGAAGAAGTGGTTTCGGGGAAGGGGAAGAGGGACAGTGGTTGTGGAGTTGGGATCGGCGTTGACGTTGAAGCGGCCGCCACGTGGCAGAGGCCGAAGCGGCGGAGGGACTTGCTGTGGCGGAAGGAGGTGGATGATGCGGTGGAGTTTCCGAGCTCGATGTTCGCGAGTCTTCGGTCGTCTCTGAAAGAAGTGTGCAGTTTTGACGATTTGAAGGAGCGGATGAGGGCTTATTTGAGCTTGGGATGTTGCAAGGACATTTTCAAAGCCATGACTCATGTTACTAAG ACTATTGATGAAGGGAGGTTGAAAATGAAGGCACATTGCCCTTTAGTAACAGATTTTGGATTGAAGGAAAAGGCAACTAGAACACTTATGAGTTATAACCCAATTTGGCTTCGGATCggattatatattatatttggcGGTGATTCTTTGTTGTCCAATGTAGATGTTAACTCTGACCAAGAAATCACGTTCTTGAAAATGGTTATTGAGAAGCAGTTCTTCTCGCATGTGGGTCTAGCAAAGGCTTATGCATATAACAAGATGGTTGAAGGTCTATATAGACCTGGTTACTATGAAAATTTGGGGAATGTAATATTGAAGAGATTTTTGCTGCTTATTCTTATCCTTGATAGAGCTAAATGCCAGAGCAGTATTCCCCTTAAGTATGGTATTGATGGAGTGGACGGGGGTTCTCCTTTATTGTTCACAACGCAATCTGGTATTAAATCAAGTTGTCAGGTGATCCAAG ATTTCCTTTCGTCGGATATAATGCATGGGGAAGGCAATATTCTAGCACACCTGGTGATATTAGGGCACAAGGTATCTTATCAACAG TGTCCACTCATTGAATATGACTTCAGAGTTACAGATTTATTTGTAGATCTCCAAGATGGTGTGCGACTCTGTAGAGCCATTCAGCTCTTGCAACATGACTCTTCTATCCTCACG AAAATTGTAGTTCCATCAGATACTCGTAAGAAGAACTTGGCAAATTGTGGCATTGCCCTGCAGTATCTTAGGCAGGCTGGTGTGTCATTATGTGATGAAGATGGAATGATTATTGTGGGTGATGATGTGGCTAATGGTGATAGGGAACTTACTCTTTCTTTGCTGTGGAACATTTTTGTTCACTTGCAG CTACCTCTTCTGGtcaacaaaacaattttacttgAGGAAATTTGTAAAGTTCGTGGAATTAACATG GATAACTCAAACTGTGTCAACTCCACTCATTTGGAAATGCTTTTGAATTGGATCCAG GCAATTTGTGAAAATTATGGTTTCAAGATCGAGAAATTTTCTTCATTGGTTGATGGAAAAGCCATATGGTGCTTGCTTGATTATTATTTTCGCAAGGATCTTCATTGTTCTTGTTCTTTGGAG GATCCTCAAAAGGCAGGTGGTAGAGAATCAATTATGTCAGCTATTGATTATCCAGATGCGGTgcacaattttatattttcacaGAAATTGACTACATTATTGGGAAATTTTCCAGAG GTTCTGCAAATCAGTGACATACTTGAATATAATGGTGCATGTAATGATCAGAGTGTGGCCATTCTGCTGGTGTTCCTTGCATCGCAACTGGttatcaagaaaaatatg GATCAGTTGAATTTCCACAAATTCTTAGGTTGTGATTGTATAAGCCCAGAGAGAAAACATTCATGTTTAGAACGGTGCTCTGTCGGTTCTGAAGCAATACAAAACCAAGAAGAGACTGATTGGCACACTACAGAAg ATGCAGTCAGAAAGTTTAAGGCAATCCAGGCTTGGTGGCAAAATATGGCTGAACAGACCTACAAACCTGTTACAAAAGTAGCTCCTCCTTTGCCATGCTTATCGCCAGTCAAAGACATTATTAGCATTCACAGAG AAAATGCAGCAAAAGTTATACAGTCTCATTTCAGAAGATTGATTGAACGTCGCAGTTTCTTGAAGATGGTGAATGCTGTTTCTTTTTTGCAAATTGTTATCCGTGCTTGGTTAACTGTGAGAAAGAAATCAGCTTTTGTTAAGTTTGATACCGTTCAAGTTAAAGGGTTTTCAAGCG GAAGTTTGAAACAGTCAGAAAGATGCAGGAGATATTTTATGTTCATTGTTGAGAGACAGAATTTTGTCAAGTTAAAGAGATCGGTGTTGCTTATCCAGAAAGCAGCAAGGAATTGGATCAACCATAGACATCATGGTGGAAATATTGTAACTTGTGATGTGACCACTCTTGTCCAAGTTAATGCTGCCATTGTTGTTCAGAAATATAGTCGTGGGTTGTTGGCAAGATCTAGATACATTCATGAGGTTGCTCAGTTAGAGAAAGCTCCAAACTTGTGCAATGAAAAGGGTGCAAGTGATCTTCAAACAAAAGCAGCTGTTAAAATTCAGCTTGCTTGGAAGAATTTTATCGTCTGCAGATCTCTCCACAATCAGCATTTTGCTGCAACTAAAATTCAGAGTCATTTCCTTGGTTGGCTATCGAGAAGAAGGTTTCTAAATGAAAGGCAAGcaacaataaaaatacaaagtaaTTTTCGAATGAAAAGATGTTGGAGGGCTCACCAACAATACAAAATCGCAACATTCTCAGCCACCCTCATTCAATCTTATGTACGTGGATGGATTGCCCGGAGAGAAGCTTGTAGACGCAGGCATCTCATTGTTGCAATCCAA AGACACTGCCGTTGTTGGTTAATAAGAAGGGACTTCTTGTTCCAAAGAGAGGCTGCAACAAAGATACAAAAAGCTATTCGTTGCATGATATGCTGGAAGACATTTCAGTGTCATAGACATGCTGCAATTGAAATTCAACGGTTTGCCAGGGGGCATATTTCTCGAAATAGGCTCCAAAGAATGGAATTCTTGTTCCAAATAGAGGCTGTAACAAAGATTCAAAGTGCTATTCGTGCCATGATATGCTGGAAGACATTTCACTGTCAGAGACATGCTGCTATTGAAATTCAACGGTTTGTCAGGGGGCACATTTCTCGAAATAGGCTCCAAAGAAGGGAATTCTTGTTCCAAAGAGAGGCTGTAATAAAGATACAAAGTGCTATTCGTCGCATGATATGCTGGAAGACATTTCAGTGTCGGAGACATGCTACAATTGAAATTCAACGGTTTGTCAGGGGGCACATTTCTCGAAATAGGCTCTTAG GAGCTTCTAGTTTAGGCACAGTCATTCCTAGTGGTTGCTTGTTGAAGAGTTCAAGAGAGGGTTTTGGGAGTATTGAACTGGAAATATTACTATGTTCAGTTCTGAAAGTGCAAAAGTGGTGGAAGGGTGTTTTGTTGCTTAAATTAAGAGCAAAATCTGCAGTCATTATTCAGTCTCATATTCGTGCATGGTTTGCTAGAAGAAATGCTGCAAGAGAGAAGCATCATATAGTTTTTATCCAA TCATACTGGAAAGGTTACCTGAGACGGAAAGAGTTAAGAGGGCAGTTACTGGATTTGCGCTTGAGAGTGCGAAAGTCATCTACAAATGTGGATGACAGTAGGCGTCTCATAAATAGACTTCTTTCAGCAGTTGCAGAACTACTGAGCATGAAAAGTGTCAGCGGCATTCTTCATACTTGTGCAACTCTGG ATATGGCTACCGAACATTCTCAGAGATGTTGTGAAGAACTTGTGGCTGCGGGAGCAATCAACACTTTGCTGAAGCTCATCCGTTCAGTCAGCAGAAGCATACCGGATCAGGAAGTATTAAAGCATGCACTCTCAACTCTCAGAAACCTTTCCCGCTATCCACATTTGATTGAAGTGCTAATTGATAGTCATGGATCTGTAGAAGTTATTTTCTGGGAGTTCCTAAG GAGCAAGGAGGATGGATATTTCATTGCTTCTGAGCTTTTGAAAAAGATATGCTCAACTCACAAAGGTGTAGAAGCTATACATAAGTTACCAACCCATTTAAAAAGGCTTCAAAGTCTAGTTGAGGAACTTACAAGGAAAGCAAACAATGAGAAGAG GAATGCACGAGGTCCGGCTGCTAGAGATAATATTGAGAGAAGGCTAAGAGAAGCTGTTGAAGTCCTAAAAGTCATAGTAAGTGGTCAAGTTTAG
- the LOC142636392 gene encoding 15.4 kDa class V heat shock protein, whose amino-acid sequence MDLSPLHPSWQYLYPSHLLFPYQFTPENYVHWTQNPESHFFSADLPGVRKEEIKVEVEDSRYLIIRTEAIDESSVPAKSFMKKFRLPGRVDIDGISAGYEHGVLTITVPRSFRRRGLYIDLANQPEVVARAA is encoded by the exons ATGGATCTCTCACCTCTCCACCCTTCTTGGCAATACCTCTACCCCTCTCATCTCCTTTTCCCCTACCAGTTCACCCCTGAAAACTATGTTCATTGGACTCAAAACCCAGAGTCTCACTTTTTCTCAGCTGATCTCCCTG GTgttagaaaagaagaaataaaggtTGAAGTTGAGGACTCAAGGTACCTCATAATTAGAACTGAGGCAATAGATGAATCCTCAGTGCCTGCTAAGAGCTTCATGAAGAAGTTTAGGCTTCCAGGCAGGGTTGATATTGATGGAATCTCTGCTGGGTATGAACATGGGGTCCTAACAATTACAGTGCCAAGGTCTTTCAGGAGGAGGGGCTTGTATATTGATTTGGCAAACCAGCCAGAAGTTGTTGCACGTGCTGCTTGA
- the LOC142636391 gene encoding uncharacterized protein LOC142636391, translating into MDLHLKDLFDRFQEQFGSGPGLGPGSGTCLMKVEGVAPNFIKSIFKASAALYRTDPWRRLRPGHFFGIRVGKDLDWSAKKQLFPCVQFIGGDGGDICFNMFRSENDAKKMTGSRETIRVPNVELLRVTYERESLMFPSNRKMIKSLSLEASGTDRFPVIDVARCTSSGNMQFRDPTLEELRFVYAFMRAISLVHPLLQVDREGGPKWSKLMHFEPFIETVDVQWPAEFSKGYDLVAVTVSHPPGQVYEEKATSMASSTPTKYAEPPREDAFADVKVCSNAGSRQCAMCDKEVHGEQSLCCGQCRAMVYCSPICQKQHWKETHKSMCGLYKVMMEKEEELAMKIFMFPCAADQPCKWLESLDIHQKGMWRRRCSCYSHCPFGLLPVKGGLWDSWGGLDDENYPRDSPFHNHLRDGISSPILLSGWLEYYNLRSLPLSSPVADILSHPLTVYHILTALSISSKNLLLKGKEVILHYLGPEGELDWMPAFAEVGHLLNGLGNIQIVMVGPEVPTNLSGTTSGIGSRVRVNLVRGVYQEEATYLPTPHVVVALNCGLDSYVSWVGALDLIKSRGTPAFFTDQNEISCTNAKKVLRSAGLHITLPVTPNPFRSPVKNQGTSCNLPSYSNGFVLGVNT; encoded by the coding sequence ATGGATTTGCATTTGAAAGACTTGTTTGATAGATTCCAGGAGCAATTTGGGTCTGGTCCTGGGCTTGGTCCTGGATCCGGGACATGTCTTATGAAGGTAGAGGGTGTTGCTCCTAATTTTATTAAGTCGATTTTTAAAGCTTCAGCAGCACTATATAGGACTGATCCATGGAGAAGGTTGCGACCAGGGCATTTTTTTGGTATCCGGGTTGGCAAAGATTTGGATTGGTCTGCCAAGAAACAGCTTTTCCCATGTGTTCAATTCATTGGAGGTGATGGAGGGGATATATGTTTCAACATGTTTCGATCTGAAAATGATGCTAAGAAGATGACAGGCTCAAGAGAGACTATCCGGGTTCCGAATGTTGAGCTTTTAAGAGTCACGTACGAGCGTGAGTCATTGATGTTTCCTTCAAATAGGAAGATGATTAAGTCTTTGTCACTGGAAGCATCAGGGACTGATCGTTTTCCTGTTATTGATGTTGCCCGTTGCACATCATCAGGGAATATGCAGTTTAGGGATCCAACTCTTGAAGAGCTTAGGTTTGTATATGCATTCATGAGAGCCATCTCTCTGGTGCACCCGTTGCTTCAGGTTGATAGAGAAGGTGGTCCAAAGTGGTCTAAGTTGATGCACTTTGAACCATTTATTGAGACAGTTGATGTTCAGTGgcctgcagaattttccaaggGTTATGACCTTGTTGCAGTGACAGTCTCACACCCACCTGGTCAGGTGTATGAAGAAAAGGCTACTTCAATGGCTAGCTCTACCCCCACCAAATATGCAGAACCACCAAGGGAGGACGCTTTCGCTGATGTTAAAGTATGCTCAAATGCTGGCTCGAGACAATGTGCAATGTGTGATAAGGAGGTTCATGGAGAACAGTCTCTTTGCTGTGGCCAGTGTCGTGCAATGGTTTACTGCAGTCCTATATGCCAGAAGCAGCACTGGAAGGAAACTCATAAAAGCATGTGTGGTCTCTACAAGGTTATgatggaaaaagaagaagagctggcgatgaaaattttcatgttcCCCTGCGCTGCTGACCAGCCTTGTAAATGGCTTGAATCATTAGATATCCATCAGAAAGGCATGTGGAGAAGAAGGTGTAGTTGCTATTCTCACTGCCCTTTTGGTCTCCTTCCTGTTAAAGGTGGGCTGTGGGATTCGTGGGGTGGGCTTGATGATGAAAATTACCCTCGTGATTCTCCTTTTCACAATCATTTGAGAGATGGCATCTCAAGCCCAATCCTTCTTTCTGGTTGGTTAGAGTACTATAACCTTAGGTCACTGCCTTTGTCAAGCCCTGTTGCTGACATTCTCTCTCACCCGTTGACAGTTTATCACATTTTAACAGCTCTGAGTATCAGCTCAAAAAACCTTCTACTCAAGGGGAAGGAGGTAATTCTTCACTACCTCGGGCCTGAGGGAGAGTTGGACTGGATGCCAGCATTTGCAGAGGTTGGTCATTTACTCAATGGATTGGGCAACATTCAAATAGTAATGGTGGGACCTGAAGTTCCAACAAATTTGTCTGGGACAACTTCTGGAATCGGTAGCAGAGTGAGGGTGAACCTTGTGAGGGGTGTTTATCAGGAGGAAGCCACCTATCTGCCTACTCCCCATGTTGTTGTTGCGCTAAACTGTGGATTGGATAGCTATGTGAGTTGGGTTGGAGCTCTTGATTTAATCAAATCCAGGGGCACTCCTGCCTTCTTCACAgatcaaaatgaaatttcatGTACAAATGCCAAAAAGGTTCTTCGTAGTGCTGGACTGCATATCACACTTCCTGTCACACCAAATCCCTTCCGCTCTCCTGTGAAAAATCAAGGGACTTCTTGCAATCTTCCTTCATATAGCAATGGTTTTGTGCTTGGGGTGAATACATGA